In the Rhodothermia bacterium genome, ATCTTATGTCATACTCTTCGTCTTATCCTCCCGAAGTGCCTTTGAAAACATTTGATCCGAGACCACCTTATATAGATCCGGAGCCAGAAAAGCCCAAGTCTAATAAGTCTTTATGGCCGCTTTTGTTGGTGACGGGCAGTATTCTGGGGCTTATTGCGGGTGGTGTTTGGGGATATCAGGCGTGGGTAAATGCACCTACGAAAAAAGATAAAAAGCCTCAGGTTTCGGTTTCTAAGCTACTGGCCAAGACAATGGATCGTGCTAAGATGGCACAGCCACACCAACACCCACACAAGGTTTTTCTTGGTTCAAAAGGCGAGGTTTATGTCCAACAAGAAATGCCTGTTTACGTCAAAATATCGGTTTCGGAAGACCCCAATGCCCCTTCGTATCGGCTAACGGGTATGAATACGGCGCCGATGAAATTGGATGGGCCGGGCGAACACCATCTCCGCCATTCCCATACGGAGCGCGGTGGGGCAGACCTAAACATCTTTAACCTCACCTCGGATGACGCCGCACCAAAGGTTTGGACGGAATTTAAAGGAGCGGAACTACACGCCAAGGACAGTACCGTCTATTATGGTAAAGGACTACAGGTAGAGGTAAAGTCCGAGGACAAAATCTCCGGCCTGCAAGAAAGTTATGTCTCGGTGGATGGAGCCACTTTTATTGCAAACCGCTCGGTACTGATTTTTGACAAAGAAAAACCTTACAGCCTACGCACCTATGGCGTGGACAATGTGGGGAATGCCGGAAAACCCAAAGAAGAATTGTTTATTGTGGACTTAACCGCGCCCAAGTCTAAGATGACTCTGCAAAAGCCTTATGTCTCTGAAACCATCTCTCCACAAACAACCGTAGTGCTGAGCGCAGAAGACAACCTCTCCGGTGTTCGGAAAATATATTACCGCTACGAGGGCGAAACAACTTATCGCGAATACGACGGTAAAAGCATTCAATTAGGAGGGCTGAATGAGGGTGGTAATAAATTGTACTACTATGCCATAGACCATGTGGGCAATCGTGAACCCGATAACGTTTTTTCTTTTTACTTTGATTTGACAAGCCCACTTTCCTCCTCCGAGATAAAAGGGGATAAGTTTTTTGTTAACAACCGCCAATATGTCTCTCCCCGAACCGAGGTTGAACTCGCTGCCGCAGACAATAAAATTGGGGTAAATCGGATTGAGTATCAAATCAATGAAGGTGGTTTTGTAAAATACCTCCAACCGTTTAAGGTTCCACAAAACAATGGAGAGTACCGCATAGACTACCGCTCGACGGACAATGTGGAGAATACGTCTAAGCCCAAACGCATGGTGGTTTATATGGACTTGGAAAAGCCTATCTCGGACTATGTTTTTGACGGACCTACGTTTATGCTCCGAGATACCCTCTACATTACCACACGTACACTTTTAAAATTGCCAGCAACGGATAAATATTCTACCGTAAAGTTGGTGAATTATAAAAAAGATACCGATCCGCAAAAAATCTTCTCTAAGCCCTTTGTGATACAGGGACGCGGCTTCCACGAAGTTATTTTCCATGCCATAGACCAAGTGAATAACCGTGAAGCAAACCGAAGGGTTGCCTTTGTTGTGGATGACCGACCACCACAAATTTTCAGCCATCTAAGTGCTAATAAGTACGAAGACATCCGGCAAGGCAACGAGGTTTTGGGCGTTTACCCGCAATTAACCCAAATCTTCCTTGCGGCTACCGATGATATTTCCGGTACCAAATCCATATGGTATTCCATTAATGGTGGAAAAGAAATGCCTTTTGTAGGCTCGATTAAAGGGCTAAAACAGGGGATTTATACCATAGACATTAGGGCGCAAGACAACGTAACCAACGAAAGCCGATCTCGTGTTCGCTTTGCCATTGGTCGGTTCTAAAAAAATCTCCGTAACAACGGGCCTCGTCTTGATGCGAGGCCTTTTTTTGTGAGACCGAACGGCACAAAAAAACCGGACTTCCTGAGTGGAATCCGGTGGAGTATCCAGTACGGGACTCGAACCCGTGTTGCCGCCGTGAAAGGGCGGAGTCCTAACCGCTAGACGAACTGGACATTTTTGATAGACCCGCAATATAAGTGTTTTCAGGCTTGTAAATCAAGGCGGATCCACAAAGATAAAATGAAGTTCGCGAAAATCAAAGGTATAAATTGAGGCCAAGAAGGTGATTTAGGGGTTATTCAGGCTATGGGCGGCCTGATGTTGCGCCATCACAATCGCAAATCTATCTTTCTACAAAGATGCGCTTTAGACACCTTCAAGAGGTTGCGCCTGTGTACTGCGATCTTTGTTGTTTTTTCATAAAGATGCACTTTAGACGCACCGAGTAGGCAGCCTTCAACGGGGATATGTAATGCTTGTTGGGTAAACATTGTCGAAAGCCTGCTGGTGGCCTTCTTTTATACGGCCTAAAGGTGGCAAAAGCCGTTGATAAGGAAGTCACCTATCCGCCTCTTTTTTTTGCTGCGCTTGGAATTGGGTAAGAATTGGGCCAACGGCCATTCTGCTGTGCATCTGAAGACGTTCTATGGCTTCTTCTACGGTGACGAATTGTTGGAAATGTTTAAAAGCGCGTGTAAGTTGTACCACAACCTGAACCGGACGGGAAGGAGCGGCAAAAACCATGCGTCCGCCAATGGTCTTTACTTGCCTATGCAAATAAAAAATAGTACCCAAGCCCGTGGAATCTAAGATACCCGTATTGGCGAAATCCAACACAAAAAACCGAACGCCCTTTTCAATTTCCTTCATGCACAACTCTTTAAAGGAAGAGGCATTTCTGAAATCTAAAGCAGGACCAATTTCGGCAATCGTAATAAGGTCTGTTGCAGGCTGAAGTTGGAAAGCCATATCTTGTCGTAACATAAACAGGTGTAATGTTCGGACGTTGCATCCAATTCCATACCATTATTTACAGAAAGTTGTGAATTTTATTAACCAAATTGAAAATGGCCGAATTTCCATAGGCATTGCCTGCGCTTTTAATATAGACGCACTTGCTTATCCGCCTTTGTTCGAGGCCGAGTTAGAGCAATGGATTTCCCTTAGAAAACAACCACTTAACGGAAAGGAGGATGCAATCCGAAAGGCCGCGAGAGACATGCTTCGGAATGGGAGTTATAAGCCAACAGGACGCGGGAAGCCCGCAAGTGAATATTTGTTAAGGGCTACGCAAGAAGGAAATTTTCCGAGAATTAATGCGCCAGTGGATATAAATAATTTGATCAGCATCAAATATCTACTTCCAATCTCATTGTGGGACTTAACACTGGCTGGCGTCGAGGATTTTGTGTTTCGGCTTGGCAAGGTAGGCGAGACCTATGTTTTTAATGCGGGTGGGCAAGAAATTGGCTTGCAAGATTTGCCCGTGGGTTGTGCGCTTGTTCCCGAAGCGCCACTGGGCTTACCGATCGTTAACCCCATAAAAGATAGTCTGCGCACCAAAACCCTTCCACAAAGCCGTGATATTGTGGCAGCGATCTATGCACCTTCGCAAACGATTAACAATGAGGAACTGCATAAAATCAGCTCCGAATTTGCTACCTTATTGGGTGCTTGCGGAAGTACATCCACTCCGGTCGCGGGTGTAATACCTCCAGAAGGCCAGCTGTATTTGCCGCGCGCTTAATTGCGTGTTTTCCTCATACCTTAAAAACCTAATACTGTGGAATCTTTGCTTGTTGGTATATTTGTGATTGGATATGCCGCTATTGCCTTTGAGCACCCGATTAAAATAAACAAAACAGCAACTGCGCTCCTAACAGGGGTACTTTTATGGACGGTTGTTGTGTTAACAGCGGGTGATGCCCACCATGTTGAAACTGAACTGGGACACCATCTTGCAGACATTGCGCAAATTCTATTTTTCCTCTTGGGCGCAATGACCATTGTGGAATTGGTAGATGCGCATGAGGGATTTCGGATGGTCACGGATCGTATCCGAACCCAAGATGTGCGGAAATTGCTCTGGCTCATTTCTTGGGTCACATTCTTTTTATCCGCAATCTTAGACAACCTCACGACTGCAATCGTGATGGTGAGCCTTTTGCGTAAGCTGATCAAAGACCATGAGATGCGGAAAATGTTTGCGGGGATGGTGGTCATTGCAGCTAATGCCGGTGGAGCCTTTTCGCCTATCGGTGACGTTACCACCACGATGTTATGGATAGGTGGCCAAGTCTCGACGGTTAATATCATCACTTCCTTGTTTATACCAAGCGTTATTTGCTTACTGGTTCCACTGGTTTGGATTGGTTTTCACCTAAAGGGTGCGATTGAGGCACCTGCAAGCCCAGCAAAAGACCATACACCAGATGGAAGCACGCTGATGCTGATCCTTGGGGTAGGTGGTTTGGTTTTTGTCCCTATTTTTAAAACGGTTACGCATTTGCCTCCTTATGTTGGTATGTTATTTTCACTTTCCGTTATTTGGATTGCCTCGGAGTTGTTGCACAAAAACAAAGACGAAGATATCCGCAAGCCTTATACTGCTTCGGAGGCGTTAAAACGGGTGGATACGCCAAGTGTTTTGTTTTTCTTGGGCATTTTATTGGCGATCTCGGCCTTGGAGGTTGCTGGTCTTTTGGGTGCAACCGCTCGTTGGTTAAACGATACGATTGGTAACTTGGACATTATTGCGGTGGTCATTGGGCTACTCTCTGCAATCGTGGACAACGTGCCTTTGGTGGCTGCAACGATGGGTATGTATGACTTGGCTACGTATCCTATGGATGCTAAAATTTGGGAATTTATTGCCTACTGTGCCGGAACAGGCGGTTCTATTCTCATTATTGGCTCGGCGGCTGGCGTGGCTGTGATGGGCATGGAGAAGATAGACTTTGTATGGTATGTCAAAAAGATTTCTATATGGGCAGCCATTGGCTATTTTGCTGGAGCCGCGGCCTATATTGTTATTTATGCTCTACTTCATGCACATTAATGGAACAAGGCCATGAATTTACGCCTGTTGGATGGCCTTGAAGCGCTTAAAAACCACCACCAGCCCTTTGTTAAGCTGTTTGAACACGGGACGCTGGTGGTGGAGTTGTACGTCCCTAAAGTGCGTGACTTGCAGACACCCCATAGCCGAGATGAACTGTATGTGGTGGCGCGTGGTACAGGCTGGTTTGTAAATGGTGACAAAAGACATCCCTTTGGGCCGAATGACGTGCTCTTTGTTCCTGCGGGGGTAATACATCGTTTCGAGGATTTTTCCGAGGATTTTGCAACGTGGGTCATGTTTTATGGTCCAGAGGGTGGGGAATCCGCCACGCCCCCCCTTGCCCTCCGGGTCGTAGAAAACGCTGCCGATTGGCAGGCCGTGAAAAACATCCGCGAAGTGGTTTTTATCCAAGAACAAGATTGTCCGCCGGAAGAGGAGTGGGATATGTTCGATGAAACTGCTGAGCATGTTTTGGGAACGGTAAACGGAGCGCCTGCCGCTTGCGCAAGGTGGCGCGTGATAAAAAGTGGAGATGGGGATGGAATCGCGAAATTGGAGCGTTTTGCGATTTTAGCGCCATACAGAGGTAGAGGTTATGGCCGCGAATTGGTACAGTGGACTATGCAACAAGCAGAGCGTGCCGGATACACGGTTCAGACCATGCACGCACAAGCACATTTACAGGTATTTTATACCTCGCTTGGGTTTAAACCGATTGGGAAGCAATTCGATGAAGCGGGTATCCCGCACATCAGGATGTTTCGGAAGGGATGAAACAAGGATATTGCTTTGTCAAGGGTATTATTTCAGTTGTCCCGTTTTTGGGCTACTATCCGAAGTACTTGTTTCGTCATCGTTTTTATTGCGGAGGTTGAGGTCTAAGAGCGAGTCCACCCAGACGCCTTCACCTTGGAGCGCTTCTTTGCCATTGCCCCATGTAAAGCAGAAAAGCGTAAAAAGTCCTACGACGTTAAAACCTTCTTCACGGAGCAATGTTACGGCGAGGCGTGCGTTTTTGCCACTGTTCAAAACATCGTCTAACAAAACAATCGGGTCTTCTCGATTAACTGGTCCCTCGACCAAGCGTCGTCGTCCGTAGGGTTTACGGGTTTCTCGGACAAAGCCACCCTTAAAACCCAATTCAGGCCCAGAACTAAGCACCGAACACACCAGCGGAAAAGAGCCATATCCCAAACCAACGACTTGATGAACCTCCTTTTTCATCAAACGGCGAGCAAGTACACCTCCCACCTCATTAAAAAAAGAGGCGTCTAACATCGGGGTGCGGGTATCAAGCATCCATCGGATGGGCAGTCCTGCCGGATCGGTAATGTTTTCCTGCTCGCTACGAACCATGGCTTGTTGATAAAGACGGTTGCCAAGGTCAATCAGTTCGGTTTCAGTCATGTTAGAACAATTTGGGTTTATCTTAGTAAGATACAAAAACCGTGCGCATTTTGTAAATTTGAATTGCGAAAAAGCGGGCTGTTGCCCCTAAAAAGTGCAATCTCTTTTGTTGGAGGATTGGGGCAAAGAATGCTTGGGCAAAGAAGGATTATCGGAAAAGGAGATTCTTTTTTATATTGTTATACCGACTCACCGAATCCGATAAAACCATGCTAAACCGTCGAACTGCCCTAAAACAATCTGCTCTCTTGGCTGCTACACCCTTTGCCACCTTAGAAAATCTTGCTCCGTTTAAGGGCCGGATTCAGCATTCGGTTTGCCGATGGTGTTATGGGCAAATCCCCTTTGATACTTTTTGTAGGCAAGTTAAAACCATTGGACTTAAAGCCATAGATTTGGTGGGTGAGGCCGATTGGCCTACACTGAAGAAACATGGTTTAACCTGTTCGATGACCAATGGCGCAGAAATCAGCCTTACCAAAGGCTTTAATGACCCAACATACCATGATGAGTTGGTAAGACGGTACGAGGACTTGATTCCCAAGGTTGCTGCTCAGGGTTACAAGCAAGTTATTTGTTTTTCGGGCAATCAAAACAGCCTCACGGACGAAGAGGGCATCCGGAATATGGCGGCTGGAATTAAACGATTGTTGCCTTTGGCAGAACGGGCAGGTGTTACATTGGTTTTGGAAATGTTAAACAGCCGTGTGGATCATAAAGGATACCAAGCAGATACCACCGAGTGGGGCGTAGCTGTTTGCAACCAATTGGAAAATCACCCACATTTCAAGCTTCTCTACGACATATACCATATGCAAATCATGGAGGGAGACCTCATCCGAACGATCCAAAAGCACCAAAAACACATTTCCCACTACCATACCGGTGGAAATCCGGGCCGTAATGAGATCAACCAAACGCAGGAAATTTATTATCCGGCCATCATGAAGGCTCTTGTGGCGATTGGTTTTAAAGGGTATGTGGCACAGGAGTTTATCCCCAAAAGCAAAAATCCAATGGCCTCACTTAGAGAAGCCATTCAGATTTGTGATGTCTAAGTCGGTCTTATTGAACAGGTTTGAATGTATCATCCACCACTTTCCATTTTTTGTGGATGGTTGCAACGGGTATTTTCTGTTGTTCGATCGCCCGATACCGTAAAAGGGTGATTTCGGATTCGGTTTCTTGCGAGGTCAGTTCCCACAGGGTCAGGTCTTTGGGTAATTGCTTGTCGTGATGGGGCAATGTAAAGGTATCTGCTGGTAAACAAGGCCCTTTTTTCCATGTTTTTCCGCCGTTAGTGGTGGTTTGGCGCATCAAATATTCTTCGTCTGCACCCGCGTTACAAGTTAGATATAACTCCCCTTTTTGTTTAGAGGAAAAGTTCATACGGACAGGGACATCGCTGTGATTGGATTTCGGGACTTCGCCTTGTTCAGCCCATGTTGCGCCCCCATCTAAGGTGCGGAAAAGCGATACTGGCCCCGGCCCTTCCATCGTAAAAAGAACGAGTGCAAAGCCCATTTTGGCATTCAGGAATTGAATTTCCCACACCTCACTAGATCCGACGGGCTGCATGACCTCGCGCCAGTTTTTTCCGCCATTGGTAGTGCGGAGCATGACCGATCGGAGTGGTCCCGGCCCCATACCCCAAACGCCATACAAAAAAGCCTCATTGTAGCTACGGCCCAAGACGCTCACATACAAAGAAGCCGTAAGGTCTTCCGTCAACTGGGTCAAAACTTCCTTTTCATCGGGAGAAACGCGCTTAAAGGTGATCTTAGAGGGTTGGGCAACCAACAAGGTTGGGCCTATT is a window encoding:
- a CDS encoding STAS domain-containing protein, whose amino-acid sequence is MAFQLQPATDLITIAEIGPALDFRNASSFKELCMKEIEKGVRFFVLDFANTGILDSTGLGTIFYLHRQVKTIGGRMVFAAPSRPVQVVVQLTRAFKHFQQFVTVEEAIERLQMHSRMAVGPILTQFQAQQKKEADR
- the nhaD gene encoding sodium:proton antiporter NhaD codes for the protein MESLLVGIFVIGYAAIAFEHPIKINKTATALLTGVLLWTVVVLTAGDAHHVETELGHHLADIAQILFFLLGAMTIVELVDAHEGFRMVTDRIRTQDVRKLLWLISWVTFFLSAILDNLTTAIVMVSLLRKLIKDHEMRKMFAGMVVIAANAGGAFSPIGDVTTTMLWIGGQVSTVNIITSLFIPSVICLLVPLVWIGFHLKGAIEAPASPAKDHTPDGSTLMLILGVGGLVFVPIFKTVTHLPPYVGMLFSLSVIWIASELLHKNKDEDIRKPYTASEALKRVDTPSVLFFLGILLAISALEVAGLLGATARWLNDTIGNLDIIAVVIGLLSAIVDNVPLVAATMGMYDLATYPMDAKIWEFIAYCAGTGGSILIIGSAAGVAVMGMEKIDFVWYVKKISIWAAIGYFAGAAAYIVIYALLHAH
- a CDS encoding GNAT family N-acetyltransferase, which produces MFYGPEGGESATPPLALRVVENAADWQAVKNIREVVFIQEQDCPPEEEWDMFDETAEHVLGTVNGAPAACARWRVIKSGDGDGIAKLERFAILAPYRGRGYGRELVQWTMQQAERAGYTVQTMHAQAHLQVFYTSLGFKPIGKQFDEAGIPHIRMFRKG
- a CDS encoding TIM barrel protein, translated to MLNRRTALKQSALLAATPFATLENLAPFKGRIQHSVCRWCYGQIPFDTFCRQVKTIGLKAIDLVGEADWPTLKKHGLTCSMTNGAEISLTKGFNDPTYHDELVRRYEDLIPKVAAQGYKQVICFSGNQNSLTDEEGIRNMAAGIKRLLPLAERAGVTLVLEMLNSRVDHKGYQADTTEWGVAVCNQLENHPHFKLLYDIYHMQIMEGDLIRTIQKHQKHISHYHTGGNPGRNEINQTQEIYYPAIMKALVAIGFKGYVAQEFIPKSKNPMASLREAIQICDV